One Candidatus Culexarchaeum yellowstonense genomic region harbors:
- a CDS encoding SDR family oxidoreductase, translating into MSIELIVSQFSGDLFRGRRILVTGGAGFLGSWLCEALIMLGANVSCLDNLSTGRVENIMHLKRYGNFKFIKADISEYHPDGFDFIVHGASLPSPDDYMRRPVDTMLPNSLGLLNCLEAARKGSIVLYMSTSEVYGDAEIIPTPEEYWGRVNPIGLRSCYDESKRFGEALCMAYYMQYGVDVRVARIFNSYGPRLDPESRYARVIPRFIMQALRNEPITIHGDGMQTRSFTYVTDTVNALIKMLVNDGVRGEVVNIGCQNEVKIIDLAKMIIRLTGSSSKIVFTEARPDDPRRRCPDISKARKLLNWEPKISLEDGLKYTIEWFRRQLNG; encoded by the coding sequence ATGAGCATTGAACTAATTGTAAGCCAGTTTAGTGGGGATTTGTTTAGGGGTAGGAGGATACTTGTAACGGGGGGTGCAGGATTCCTAGGTAGCTGGCTCTGTGAAGCACTCATAATGCTTGGAGCCAATGTATCATGCCTAGACAACCTATCAACTGGTAGGGTTGAGAATATAATGCACTTGAAAAGATATGGGAACTTCAAATTCATTAAAGCCGATATCTCAGAGTATCATCCGGATGGGTTTGATTTCATTGTTCATGGTGCAAGTCTACCATCACCAGACGATTACATGAGGAGGCCCGTAGACACTATGCTTCCAAACAGCCTTGGATTGTTGAATTGCCTTGAAGCTGCAAGGAAAGGCTCAATAGTGCTATACATGTCTACCTCCGAGGTTTATGGTGACGCTGAAATCATACCCACACCCGAGGAGTATTGGGGTAGAGTTAACCCAATTGGCTTGAGGAGCTGTTATGATGAGTCTAAGAGGTTTGGTGAAGCTTTATGTATGGCTTATTATATGCAGTATGGCGTTGACGTTAGAGTTGCAAGGATATTCAATTCATATGGCCCAAGATTAGACCCTGAATCCAGGTATGCTAGGGTTATCCCAAGATTCATAATGCAAGCTTTGAGGAATGAGCCTATAACAATTCATGGTGATGGAATGCAGACGAGAAGCTTCACATACGTAACAGACACAGTCAACGCATTAATCAAGATGCTTGTAAATGATGGTGTGAGGGGTGAGGTTGTGAATATTGGATGCCAAAATGAAGTGAAAATAATTGATCTTGCGAAGATGATAATAAGGTTGACAGGCTCATCCTCAAAAATAGTCTTCACAGAAGCTAGACCAGACGATCCTAGGAGGAGATGCCCAGACATAAGTAAAGCCAGAAAACTACTAAACTGGGAGCCAAAAATCAGCTTAGAGGATGGATTGAAGTACACGATAGAATGGTTTAGGAGGCAATTAAATGGTTAG
- a CDS encoding sugar phosphate nucleotidyltransferase, translated as MIRKVVVTAAGLGTRLLPMSKELPKEMLPIFVRGVEGAVLKPLLQALFEQLYCFGFRDFCFVVGRGKRSVEDHFTPDWDFVRRLNDRGKSGLAGELGRFYRMVEDSRIAFINQPEPRGFGHAVLVARFFVGGEPFMVCAGDTYIISEGNSFIRRMVDAFSEDVSAVLLLQEVSNPRGYGVAVVEGSGDVFNVLRVVEKPMVPPSNLAIMPFYIFRSEVFDVLEGLSPGVGGEIQLTDAIQGLIDRGRRVVAVKLNSDELRLDIGTPETYWEAIKLSHEYSLGEGK; from the coding sequence TTGATTAGGAAGGTTGTTGTTACTGCTGCTGGTCTTGGTACTAGGCTTTTGCCTATGAGTAAGGAGCTCCCTAAGGAGATGTTGCCGATTTTTGTTAGGGGTGTGGAGGGGGCTGTTTTGAAGCCTCTTCTTCAAGCTTTGTTTGAGCAGTTGTATTGTTTTGGTTTTAGGGATTTTTGTTTTGTTGTTGGTCGTGGTAAGAGGAGTGTTGAGGATCATTTTACGCCTGATTGGGATTTTGTTAGGAGGCTTAATGATAGGGGTAAGAGTGGTTTGGCTGGTGAGCTTGGTAGGTTTTATCGTATGGTTGAGGATTCTAGGATTGCTTTTATTAATCAGCCTGAGCCTAGGGGTTTTGGTCATGCTGTTCTTGTGGCTAGGTTTTTCGTTGGGGGTGAGCCTTTCATGGTTTGTGCTGGTGATACGTATATTATTTCTGAGGGTAATTCATTTATTAGGAGGATGGTTGATGCATTTTCCGAGGATGTTTCAGCTGTTCTGCTTTTGCAGGAGGTTTCTAATCCTAGGGGTTATGGTGTGGCTGTTGTGGAGGGTTCTGGCGATGTTTTCAATGTTTTGAGGGTTGTTGAGAAGCCTATGGTGCCTCCATCGAATCTCGCTATAATGCCATTCTATATTTTTAGGTCTGAGGTTTTTGATGTTTTGGAGGGGCTTAGCCCTGGTGTTGGTGGCGAGATTCAGCTTACTGATGCAATTCAAGGTCTTATAGATCGTGGTCGTAGGGTTGTGGCTGTTAAACTTAATTCTGATGAGCTTAGGCTTGATATTGGTACGCCTGAAACTTATTGGGAGGCTATAAAGCTTTCCCATGAATATTCTTTGGGTGAGGGGAAATGA
- a CDS encoding SDR family NAD(P)-dependent oxidoreductase — MGSILVTGGAGFIGSHLVERLVEEGCSVIVVDNLLRGTLNNLSKVLDKIKFVEGDVRNYELMEEVIKNSEVIFHLASLSRVIPSIENPELCFKINVEGTEIIARLCSKYHRKLIFSSSREVYGTPKYLPVDESHPLNPENPYGASKVSGEKIIEAYAKSYGLSYVNLRLANVYGSRDFDRVIPIFIENALRGNNLIVYGADKILDFVYIDDVVNAFIATMDSDENQTLNIGSGVGVSIVELANLIKKVTGKELGIIIKEKRKGEVDKFIADIRRARRALNWEPRVNLEEGLKRTVKEYCSQSLKGY; from the coding sequence ATGGGCAGTATACTAGTTACAGGTGGAGCAGGATTCATTGGGAGTCACTTGGTAGAAAGGCTTGTTGAGGAAGGTTGCAGTGTGATTGTAGTTGATAACTTGCTTAGAGGAACTCTAAATAATTTATCAAAAGTATTAGATAAAATAAAATTTGTTGAGGGTGATGTGAGAAACTATGAGCTAATGGAAGAAGTTATTAAAAATTCGGAAGTTATCTTTCATTTGGCTTCCTTATCAAGGGTAATTCCGAGTATTGAAAATCCAGAGTTGTGCTTTAAAATTAATGTTGAGGGAACGGAAATTATAGCAAGGCTTTGCTCTAAGTATCATAGGAAGCTAATTTTCTCCTCTTCTCGTGAAGTTTATGGAACTCCCAAGTATTTACCAGTTGATGAATCTCATCCTTTGAATCCTGAAAATCCATATGGCGCTTCAAAAGTTTCTGGGGAAAAGATAATAGAAGCTTATGCAAAAAGTTATGGATTAAGTTATGTCAATTTAAGATTAGCTAACGTTTATGGCTCAAGAGATTTTGATAGAGTAATTCCAATTTTCATTGAAAATGCTTTAAGAGGGAATAACCTAATCGTATATGGTGCTGATAAAATATTGGACTTTGTTTATATAGATGATGTTGTAAACGCTTTCATTGCTACAATGGATTCCGATGAGAATCAAACGCTAAACATAGGGTCAGGTGTGGGCGTAAGTATAGTGGAGCTTGCCAACTTAATTAAAAAGGTAACTGGTAAAGAATTGGGAATCATAATTAAAGAGAAGAGGAAAGGGGAAGTAGATAAATTCATTGCTGATATAAGAAGAGCTAGAAGAGCATTGAATTGGGAGCCAAGGGTAAATTTGGAGGAGGGTCTAAAACGTACTGTAAAAGAGTACTGCTCACAAAGTTTGAAAGGATATTAA
- a CDS encoding FAD-dependent oxidoreductase → MQKNIFSTIILGAGLSGLSYAYANVQKGDSIIILEKNDRIGGLMKNFDFNGFLFDFGPHIFRSKDRIILNFVKELLCGNYHSVSSNPCIFRGGIFFDNVIPVITYGNIEKLPEGVRERVKRDLENSNRVLSLDNFESCIVSQVGETLYWEFFGEYSRKWWGVDPKNLSSDIAPKNLVIGGEKSYGHITTNFERPSEEIYPRRGGIFEIVRRLKEKVEALGGSILTNSNVVRLECDGDEISRVIVERNGEEIEMETRGKLVVSTIPLTVLCRMLGIENDLIYRGDICIFIKLKGDRMFNYSWIYFHDSDIIFGRIYEPLYYSEYNSPNGYTSLCVEVTSFENDINWRDRYLGDKVIEQLIDLNIVKKNQEPEVLGLEKYAYAYPVYTVGYKKELERVFSKLNSFKNLKVIGRTGSFSYLNMWECLRWAVY, encoded by the coding sequence ATGCAAAAGAATATTTTCTCTACAATTATCCTAGGCGCTGGGCTATCAGGCCTTAGTTATGCATATGCTAATGTTCAGAAAGGGGACTCTATAATTATTTTAGAAAAAAATGATAGAATAGGAGGATTAATGAAAAATTTTGATTTTAATGGTTTTTTATTCGATTTTGGTCCTCATATTTTTAGAAGTAAGGATAGGATAATTTTGAATTTTGTTAAGGAGCTCCTTTGCGGCAACTATCATAGTGTTTCATCGAATCCTTGTATATTTAGGGGTGGAATATTTTTTGATAATGTGATACCTGTGATAACTTATGGGAATATAGAGAAATTGCCGGAGGGGGTGAGGGAAAGGGTGAAGAGAGATTTGGAGAATTCTAATAGGGTGTTGAGTTTGGATAATTTTGAGAGTTGTATAGTTTCGCAGGTTGGGGAAACTTTGTATTGGGAGTTTTTTGGGGAGTATAGTAGGAAATGGTGGGGTGTTGATCCTAAGAATCTTTCTTCTGATATAGCTCCGAAGAATCTTGTTATAGGTGGTGAGAAATCTTATGGTCATATAACGACTAATTTTGAGAGGCCTTCTGAGGAAATTTATCCTAGGAGGGGAGGAATATTTGAAATTGTTAGGAGATTAAAGGAGAAAGTTGAGGCTTTGGGGGGTTCTATTTTAACAAATTCGAATGTAGTAAGGTTGGAGTGTGATGGAGATGAGATAAGTAGGGTAATTGTGGAGAGAAATGGGGAAGAGATTGAAATGGAAACTAGGGGGAAATTAGTAGTTTCAACGATCCCTTTAACGGTTCTTTGTAGGATGCTTGGGATAGAAAATGATTTAATTTATCGGGGTGATATCTGTATTTTTATAAAGTTAAAGGGGGATAGGATGTTTAATTATTCTTGGATATACTTTCATGACAGTGATATTATTTTTGGTAGAATCTATGAACCACTTTACTATAGTGAGTATAATTCTCCAAATGGTTACACGTCTCTTTGCGTTGAAGTAACGAGTTTTGAGAATGACATTAACTGGAGGGATAGATACTTGGGAGATAAAGTTATTGAGCAACTTATAGATTTAAATATCGTAAAGAAGAATCAAGAGCCAGAGGTTTTGGGGCTAGAAAAGTATGCTTATGCATATCCAGTTTATACTGTTGGTTATAAAAAGGAACTTGAAAGGGTTTTTAGTAAATTGAATTCTTTTAAGAATTTAAAGGTGATAGGGAGAACTGGTAGTTTTAGTTATTTGAATATGTGGGAGTGTTTGAGATGGGCAGTATACTAG
- a CDS encoding glycosyltransferase — MTYLSVILVTHNNAELLKKTLYSLIRALYKLQRSTEIIIIDNASSDETPVFLDQFKQTYSKDFLIKVIHNKINNHSYAVNLGTSIARGKYILKIDDDIIIHENAIIEALKVIENDEKIGSVQALWIEWRDSRIGYLHEADIMLNFQRKPILVDKIQEQYIEVPFPIIFFVIFKRNVLGTPIILDPWYHIAYDEVDFGFKLNAIGLKNVIATRSLVKHKGPAKRTPDKYFYYEFRNRIATIICHFPLFLLIKSVLFYIITFITVSMIRMFIFNDVISARCLLKSLFASKDILTNIGYLIQKRKYIRNLYSLYSEKSLNIFRLLKPPYLSVGYIRRVSK, encoded by the coding sequence ATGACTTATCTTAGCGTTATTTTAGTTACTCATAATAATGCAGAACTCTTAAAAAAGACTTTATATAGTTTAATAAGGGCCCTATATAAACTTCAACGTTCTACCGAAATAATAATAATTGATAACGCATCTTCTGACGAAACACCAGTTTTTCTTGATCAATTTAAGCAGACTTATAGTAAGGATTTTTTGATTAAAGTAATTCATAATAAGATTAATAATCACTCCTATGCAGTAAATCTTGGTACTAGTATAGCTAGAGGAAAGTACATACTTAAAATTGATGATGACATAATAATTCATGAAAATGCTATAATTGAAGCTTTAAAAGTTATTGAGAACGATGAAAAAATAGGTAGTGTACAAGCTCTATGGATAGAATGGAGGGATTCCAGAATAGGATATTTACATGAAGCTGATATTATGTTAAATTTTCAAAGAAAGCCTATACTAGTAGATAAAATACAAGAACAATACATAGAAGTCCCTTTTCCGATAATATTTTTCGTAATTTTTAAACGTAATGTTCTTGGTACTCCTATAATTTTGGATCCTTGGTATCATATCGCTTATGATGAAGTAGATTTTGGATTCAAGCTTAATGCCATTGGTTTAAAAAATGTTATTGCTACAAGATCCTTAGTTAAACATAAAGGACCAGCTAAAAGAACACCTGACAAATATTTCTATTATGAATTCAGAAACAGAATAGCAACAATAATTTGTCATTTTCCATTATTTCTTTTGATCAAATCGGTTTTATTTTACATTATTACGTTCATAACTGTATCAATGATTCGTATGTTTATTTTCAATGACGTAATTTCAGCACGGTGTTTACTTAAATCTTTATTTGCATCAAAAGACATTCTTACTAATATAGGATATTTGATACAGAAGAGAAAGTATATTAGGAATTTATATAGTTTATATTCTGAGAAAAGTTTAAACATTTTTAGGTTACTAAAGCCTCCGTATTTGTCAGTAGGTTACATCAGGCGTGTATCTAAATAA
- a CDS encoding glycosyltransferase family 4 protein, giving the protein MNQYMKNYLPNNKRVLFIASYAQCPRVWKMASTLASNGFKVTILEWDRDSILPTIDYAKNICVQRMRLRAPYGLRLIFKLPIWQLYIFLFITMKKFTIIQPQNLDNMLPVWLARRIKRFKIVYDIADFYADAFIPHNMMLLRKIISWLEKTLMKNADALIIADETRIKQVGSKAWIIYNSPIDIYNELKTNTYLTSSNTKFTIFYAGILARDRGLDILIKAIQDLNDVKLVIAGFGELGKKLPSILRGKHNVQYIGRIPYDTVLRLTFSSDCIVALYDPQVPNNIYASPNKLFEAMMCAKPIIVSDETAMANIVRKEKCGLVVKYNDEDVRRAIIQLRDNPLLREELGRNGRRAYEQKYSWDFMKKKLLILYNQLIN; this is encoded by the coding sequence ATGAATCAATATATGAAGAACTATTTGCCAAATAATAAACGTGTTCTTTTTATAGCTAGCTATGCTCAGTGTCCTCGAGTTTGGAAAATGGCTTCAACTTTAGCAAGTAATGGATTTAAGGTAACAATATTGGAATGGGATAGGGACTCTATCTTGCCAACTATTGATTATGCCAAGAATATTTGTGTTCAACGTATGCGATTAAGAGCACCGTACGGTTTAAGACTTATTTTTAAGTTACCAATTTGGCAACTTTATATTTTTCTGTTCATCACTATGAAAAAGTTTACTATTATTCAGCCACAGAATCTAGACAATATGCTTCCTGTGTGGTTGGCACGTCGTATAAAACGATTCAAGATAGTTTATGATATTGCAGATTTTTATGCTGATGCATTCATTCCACATAACATGATGCTATTAAGGAAGATAATATCATGGTTGGAAAAAACATTGATGAAAAATGCAGATGCCCTTATTATAGCGGATGAAACAAGGATAAAACAAGTAGGTTCTAAAGCCTGGATAATATATAATTCTCCTATTGACATTTATAATGAATTGAAAACGAACACTTATTTGACCTCTTCTAACACAAAATTTACTATTTTTTATGCAGGCATACTTGCAAGGGATCGTGGACTAGATATTTTAATTAAAGCCATTCAAGACTTAAACGATGTTAAACTTGTAATTGCTGGCTTTGGTGAACTAGGAAAAAAGCTTCCTAGTATACTCAGAGGGAAGCATAATGTTCAATATATAGGTAGAATTCCCTATGATACTGTATTAAGATTAACTTTTTCAAGTGATTGTATAGTTGCATTATACGACCCGCAAGTTCCCAACAATATATATGCTTCACCTAATAAATTATTTGAGGCTATGATGTGCGCAAAGCCAATAATAGTAAGTGATGAAACGGCTATGGCTAACATTGTACGAAAAGAGAAATGTGGTCTGGTAGTAAAATATAATGATGAAGATGTACGAAGAGCAATTATTCAATTAAGAGACAATCCTCTGCTTAGGGAAGAACTTGGAAGAAATGGACGACGAGCATATGAACAAAAATACAGCTGGGATTTTATGAAGAAAAAGTTATTAATACTATATAACCAACTTATAAATTAG
- a CDS encoding glycosyltransferase family 4 protein: MNLCFINPSKSRRPEIYGLAENLPKKYNITILQPSDKIKKCSNFYLRENIFVKQVPSFFMRFSDLTITIPIFKKWIKEAYDMVQLNKVDLIHVCDYEYLTSILPIYIKQKYGNISTVIVNDAILGLMNVGNYSFGSLLIDLISSAYTYTLGRKILKNYDKIILLYPKLAEQAEKLGLPREKIEIIPNGIDVEKIFDIQKHFDAEKIRGKYGIDEKEKVILYVGRLVKVKRVEIIIRVIKKLLEKNMKVKGLIVGDGPQRIKLENMARPINRYIKFTGYVSSKEKFECYHIADIFILPSISEGLPTVLLEAAAFGLPIIATNIHGIPYIVINGKTGFLVNGEDYNQYVEYAKHLILNQNLAKEMGENAKKHVMDNFSWKTIVKKYESIYEELFAK; encoded by the coding sequence ATGAACCTATGTTTCATTAATCCATCTAAAAGTCGAAGACCAGAAATATATGGATTAGCTGAAAATCTTCCTAAGAAGTATAACATAACAATTTTACAACCCTCAGATAAAATCAAAAAGTGTAGCAACTTTTATTTACGTGAAAATATATTCGTAAAACAGGTTCCATCCTTCTTTATGCGTTTTTCTGATTTAACAATTACTATACCAATTTTTAAGAAATGGATAAAAGAAGCGTATGACATGGTACAACTCAATAAAGTTGATTTAATTCATGTTTGTGATTATGAGTACTTAACATCTATTCTTCCCATATATATTAAGCAAAAATACGGTAACATCTCAACGGTAATTGTGAATGATGCAATATTAGGTCTTATGAACGTTGGGAATTATTCTTTTGGATCGTTATTAATAGATCTTATATCTAGTGCTTATACTTACACTTTAGGAAGAAAAATCCTTAAGAATTATGACAAAATTATACTATTATATCCTAAACTCGCTGAACAAGCAGAGAAACTGGGATTACCTAGGGAAAAAATAGAAATAATACCTAATGGAATAGATGTTGAAAAAATTTTTGATATACAGAAACATTTCGACGCTGAAAAAATTAGGGGGAAGTATGGAATTGATGAAAAAGAAAAAGTAATTCTCTATGTAGGACGTCTAGTTAAAGTAAAACGTGTTGAGATAATCATTAGAGTAATTAAGAAATTACTTGAAAAGAATATGAAGGTCAAAGGTTTGATTGTGGGGGATGGTCCACAGCGCATTAAATTAGAGAATATGGCTCGCCCCATAAATCGCTACATCAAGTTCACAGGTTATGTTTCATCAAAAGAAAAATTTGAATGCTATCATATTGCTGACATATTCATACTACCTTCAATTTCTGAGGGGTTGCCTACCGTACTTTTAGAAGCAGCAGCATTTGGGCTCCCGATTATTGCAACAAATATTCATGGAATACCATATATAGTTATTAATGGTAAAACAGGCTTTTTAGTGAATGGAGAAGATTATAATCAGTATGTAGAGTATGCTAAACATCTCATATTGAACCAGAACCTAGCTAAAGAAATGGGTGAAAATGCAAAAAAACATGTGATGGATAATTTTTCATGGAAAACAATAGTGAAAAAGTATGAATCAATATATGAAGAACTATTTGCCAAATAA
- a CDS encoding ATP-grasp domain-containing protein, which yields MGFVLVTDASERTALAVIRSLGRRGIKVLAADTTRFNAGFLSKYCTQKVIYPSPTEDKEKFVKSLLRLVKNTKLDLLIPITDFTMIPILEKKEEFEQYVKVAAPPYEVAMRAYDKFQTISIAKKCGVPHPKTFLIDDIKTLREIADELNYPVVIKPRMKVFWSNGKAVITKVTSVNYAYNKEDLLSKYESLMNKLKGIVPPDFFLVQEYVQGAGYGVEMLMDNTSSLVALFMHKRLHEYPVTGGASTLRASVWNKRLAEHSIKLLKEMRWQGVAMVEFKLNEKNGNVNLMEINGRFWGSLPLAISAGVDFPYLLYKCLIEKENFKLPSYKLGVKQRWLLPGDILWLYSSIINTHRSFSPIKDFITSFSVADDIISTNDLAPTIGALWTSLSLFIDVLKGKRSITGELLKTPREHEK from the coding sequence ATGGGCTTTGTTTTAGTTACCGATGCATCTGAAAGAACTGCATTGGCAGTCATTAGGTCTCTAGGTAGAAGAGGCATAAAGGTATTGGCTGCCGATACCACAAGATTTAATGCTGGATTCCTATCAAAATATTGCACTCAAAAAGTGATCTACCCTTCACCGACAGAAGATAAAGAGAAATTCGTTAAATCATTACTACGCTTGGTGAAAAACACAAAATTAGACTTACTAATACCAATAACCGACTTCACCATGATACCAATTCTCGAAAAAAAAGAGGAATTCGAACAATATGTTAAGGTGGCAGCACCCCCCTATGAAGTTGCGATGAGAGCTTACGATAAATTCCAAACAATTAGCATTGCAAAGAAATGTGGGGTGCCACATCCTAAAACCTTTCTAATAGATGATATAAAAACTTTGAGAGAAATAGCTGACGAACTTAACTATCCAGTAGTTATTAAACCTAGGATGAAAGTCTTCTGGAGTAATGGAAAAGCAGTTATAACGAAAGTCACGTCAGTTAACTATGCATATAACAAGGAGGACCTTCTATCTAAATATGAAAGTTTAATGAATAAACTTAAGGGTATTGTGCCTCCTGACTTTTTTCTAGTACAAGAATACGTGCAGGGAGCGGGATATGGTGTGGAAATGTTAATGGATAATACCTCTAGTTTGGTCGCGTTATTCATGCATAAAAGATTGCATGAATATCCAGTTACTGGTGGAGCCAGTACATTAAGAGCCAGCGTATGGAATAAAAGGCTAGCAGAACATTCAATAAAGCTACTAAAGGAAATGAGATGGCAAGGAGTTGCGATGGTAGAATTCAAGTTGAACGAGAAAAATGGAAACGTAAACCTCATGGAAATTAACGGTAGATTCTGGGGATCTTTACCATTAGCAATAAGTGCAGGAGTAGATTTCCCATATCTATTGTATAAATGCTTAATTGAAAAAGAAAACTTTAAACTTCCAAGTTATAAATTAGGTGTGAAACAAAGATGGTTATTACCAGGAGATATTTTGTGGCTTTACTCATCTATTATTAATACGCATAGAAGTTTTTCTCCCATAAAAGATTTCATAACATCATTTTCAGTTGCAGATGACATTATATCCACCAACGACCTAGCTCCAACTATTGGAGCTTTATGGACATCCTTAAGTTTATTCATAGATGTTTTAAAAGGAAAACGTAGTATAACGGGAGAACTCTTAAAAACACCAAGGGAACATGAGAAATGA
- a CDS encoding polysaccharide deacetylase family protein — MVENILSIDVEEVFHGEYVRQRGHSLYYRTPSNIPLILEILEEYNIKATFFIVGEIAEKFPEVINMILEKGHEVSFHGWIHEPLWRLTPEQFRKEVRAFKKLHPHTIGFRAPSFSLNNETMWALKILYDEGFKYDSSIFPTWTPLYGTYKAPMHPYHPSLTNIIKEDETCPIIEFPLAVYKLFRLIKVPIAGGFWLRLWNLGLIKRGIKKINNKGFPAVIYIHNWELDEKTPKINAGILGRFQVYHNLNKAKQKLASLLSEFKFTNFSTYIKDALK, encoded by the coding sequence TTGGTAGAAAATATACTATCAATAGATGTTGAGGAAGTATTCCATGGCGAATATGTACGGCAACGCGGACATAGTTTATATTACAGGACCCCAAGTAATATCCCGCTCATATTAGAGATCTTGGAAGAATATAACATAAAGGCAACGTTTTTCATAGTTGGAGAAATTGCTGAGAAATTCCCAGAGGTAATCAACATGATATTAGAGAAAGGACATGAAGTATCTTTCCATGGATGGATACATGAACCGTTATGGAGATTAACGCCTGAGCAATTCAGAAAGGAAGTTAGAGCTTTTAAGAAACTTCACCCTCATACCATAGGTTTCCGAGCGCCATCATTCTCTTTAAATAATGAGACGATGTGGGCTCTAAAAATATTGTATGATGAAGGCTTCAAATATGACTCAAGCATATTCCCAACGTGGACACCATTGTATGGTACATATAAGGCTCCAATGCATCCATATCATCCATCTTTAACAAATATAATAAAAGAAGATGAAACATGTCCAATAATAGAGTTTCCCTTAGCAGTATACAAGCTATTTAGACTTATTAAAGTTCCTATAGCTGGGGGATTTTGGTTACGTTTATGGAACCTGGGTCTAATAAAAAGGGGGATTAAGAAGATTAATAATAAAGGATTTCCAGCAGTCATTTACATACATAACTGGGAACTCGACGAGAAAACTCCTAAAATTAATGCAGGAATTTTAGGAAGATTTCAAGTTTACCATAACTTGAATAAAGCAAAGCAAAAACTAGCGTCTTTGCTGAGCGAATTCAAATTCACAAATTTCTCCACATACATTAAGGATGCTCTGAAGTAA